The Sus scrofa isolate TJ Tabasco breed Duroc chromosome X, Sscrofa11.1, whole genome shotgun sequence genome has a segment encoding these proteins:
- the CFP gene encoding properdin isoform X1 gives MPTQRQAPQLLLLPLLLLTLPATGSDPVLCFTQYEESSGKCKGLLGGGVSLEDCCLNADYAFQETSSKFCMPCRPPQWSPWSAWAPCSVTCTEGSQLRHRRCVGWGGQCPENVELGTLQWQLQACENQPCCPEMGGWSSWGPWAPCSATCSRGTRTRRRACDRPTPKCGGHCPGEAQESEDCDTQQVCPTHGAWAAWGPWGPCQSTCKGGPSEPVERRKRTCTAPEPSTKPPGNPCSGSANDQRMCSGLPPCPVAGGWGPWGAVSPCPVTCGLGQTREQRSCDHPVPQHGGPFCVGEAFRTHICNTAVPCPVDGEWGLWGEWSNCVRRGIKHISCQEIPGQQTRSRICKGRKFDGRRCLGEQQDIRHCYSIQRCPLKEASWSEWSTWGLCIPPCGPSPVRTRQRLCQPKLPNFPPTITPVEGQGEKNVTFWGKPLVKCDVLQGQHMMVEEKRPCLHAPPCNEP, from the exons ATGCCCACCCAAAGGCAGGCCCCTCAGCtactgctgctgccgctgctgctgctcaCCTTACCAGCCACAG GCTCAGACCCTGTACTCTGCTTCACCCAGTATGAGGAATCTTCGGGCAAGTGCAAGGGCCTCCTTGGGGGGGGTGTCAGCTTGGAAGATTGCTGTCTCAATGCTGACTACGCCTTCCAGGAGACCAGCAGCAAGTTCTGTATGCCGTGCAG GCCCCCACAATGGTCACCATGGTCCGCATGGGCCCCCTGCTCAGTGACCTGCACCGAAGGCTCCCAGCTGCGGCACCGGCGCTGTGTAGGCTGGGGCGGGCAGTGCCCTGAGAATGTGGAGCTGGGGACCctccagtggcagctgcaggcctgtgagAACCAGCCATGCTGTCCTG AGATGGGCGGCTGGTCCAGTTGGGGGCCCTGGGCACCTTGCTCTGCCACCTGCTCCAGAGGGACCCGGACTCGTCGTCGGGCATGTGATCGCCCCACCCCCAAGTGTGGGGGCCACTGCCCAGGAGAGGCACAGGAATCAGAGGACTGTGACACCCAACAGGTCTGCCCCA CACACGGGGCCTGGGCTGCTTGGGGTCCCTGGGGCCCCTGCCAAAGCACCTGCAAAGGTGGACCCAGCGAACCTGTGGAGAGACGAAAACGCACGTGCACAGCACCTGAGCCTTCCACGAAGCCTCCCGGGAATCCCTGCTCAGGGTCAGCCAATGACCAGCGGATGTGCAGCGGCTTGCCACCCTGCCCAG tggctgggggctgggggccatGGGGCGCTGTGAGTCCCTGCCCTGTGACCTGCGGCCTGGGCCAGACCCGAGAACAACGGTCGTGTGATCACCCTGTGCCCCAGCACGGGGGCCCCTTCTGTGTCGGCGAAGCCTTTCGGACCCACATCTGCAACACGGCTGTGCCCTGCCCTG TGGATGGAGAGTGGGGGCTCTGGGGAGAGTGGAGCAACTGCGTCCGCCGGGGCATAAAGCACATCAGCTGCCAGGAGATCCCAGGCCAGCAGACCCGCTCGAGGATCTGCAAAGGCCGCAAGTTTGACGGACGGCGATGTCTTGGGGAACAACAGGACATCCGGCACTGCTACAGCATCCAGCGCTGCCCCCTCA AGGAAGCCTCCTGGTCCGAGTGGAGTACCTGGGGGCTGTGCATACCTCCTTGTGGCCCCAGCCCTGTCCGCACCCGCCAGCGCCTCTGCCAGCCCAAGCTCCCCAATTTCCC GCCCACCATTACCCCGGTCGAAGGTCAGGGTGAGAAGAATGTGACCTTCTGGGGGAAACCTTTGGTAAAGTGCGATGTGCTGCAGGGGCAGCACATGATGGTGGAGGAGAAACGGCCATGTCTACACGCACCTCCCTGCAATGAACCCTGA
- the CFP gene encoding properdin isoform X2, which translates to MKGNDMPPQWSPWSAWAPCSVTCTEGSQLRHRRCVGWGGQCPENVELGTLQWQLQACENQPCCPEMGGWSSWGPWAPCSATCSRGTRTRRRACDRPTPKCGGHCPGEAQESEDCDTQQVCPTHGAWAAWGPWGPCQSTCKGGPSEPVERRKRTCTAPEPSTKPPGNPCSGSANDQRMCSGLPPCPVAGGWGPWGAVSPCPVTCGLGQTREQRSCDHPVPQHGGPFCVGEAFRTHICNTAVPCPVDGEWGLWGEWSNCVRRGIKHISCQEIPGQQTRSRICKGRKFDGRRCLGEQQDIRHCYSIQRCPLKEASWSEWSTWGLCIPPCGPSPVRTRQRLCQPKLPNFPPTITPVEGQGEKNVTFWGKPLVKCDVLQGQHMMVEEKRPCLHAPPCNEP; encoded by the exons ATGAAGGGAAATGATAT GCCCCCACAATGGTCACCATGGTCCGCATGGGCCCCCTGCTCAGTGACCTGCACCGAAGGCTCCCAGCTGCGGCACCGGCGCTGTGTAGGCTGGGGCGGGCAGTGCCCTGAGAATGTGGAGCTGGGGACCctccagtggcagctgcaggcctgtgagAACCAGCCATGCTGTCCTG AGATGGGCGGCTGGTCCAGTTGGGGGCCCTGGGCACCTTGCTCTGCCACCTGCTCCAGAGGGACCCGGACTCGTCGTCGGGCATGTGATCGCCCCACCCCCAAGTGTGGGGGCCACTGCCCAGGAGAGGCACAGGAATCAGAGGACTGTGACACCCAACAGGTCTGCCCCA CACACGGGGCCTGGGCTGCTTGGGGTCCCTGGGGCCCCTGCCAAAGCACCTGCAAAGGTGGACCCAGCGAACCTGTGGAGAGACGAAAACGCACGTGCACAGCACCTGAGCCTTCCACGAAGCCTCCCGGGAATCCCTGCTCAGGGTCAGCCAATGACCAGCGGATGTGCAGCGGCTTGCCACCCTGCCCAG tggctgggggctgggggccatGGGGCGCTGTGAGTCCCTGCCCTGTGACCTGCGGCCTGGGCCAGACCCGAGAACAACGGTCGTGTGATCACCCTGTGCCCCAGCACGGGGGCCCCTTCTGTGTCGGCGAAGCCTTTCGGACCCACATCTGCAACACGGCTGTGCCCTGCCCTG TGGATGGAGAGTGGGGGCTCTGGGGAGAGTGGAGCAACTGCGTCCGCCGGGGCATAAAGCACATCAGCTGCCAGGAGATCCCAGGCCAGCAGACCCGCTCGAGGATCTGCAAAGGCCGCAAGTTTGACGGACGGCGATGTCTTGGGGAACAACAGGACATCCGGCACTGCTACAGCATCCAGCGCTGCCCCCTCA AGGAAGCCTCCTGGTCCGAGTGGAGTACCTGGGGGCTGTGCATACCTCCTTGTGGCCCCAGCCCTGTCCGCACCCGCCAGCGCCTCTGCCAGCCCAAGCTCCCCAATTTCCC GCCCACCATTACCCCGGTCGAAGGTCAGGGTGAGAAGAATGTGACCTTCTGGGGGAAACCTTTGGTAAAGTGCGATGTGCTGCAGGGGCAGCACATGATGGTGGAGGAGAAACGGCCATGTCTACACGCACCTCCCTGCAATGAACCCTGA